A segment of the Roseiconus lacunae genome:
TCGATTTTGGTTTCCCACCGGATGTTTTCTTGTCGCCCGGGATGGTGATGCCGGCGATGCTGGCGGCGACGGCCGCCATCCGCTCGGCGTCTTTCCAGTGGTTTTCGCAACCGGGTTTTAGCGACCATTCGAAAAGCTTGCGGCCGCGTCCGTAGGTTTCGGTCGCAGTTTCCGCGGACAGCTGATCGGATAGCATGCGGTTGAGCGCATGCGGGGCTTTGTACAACGACCAAGACCCGGGGGTGCCGATCGGCGTGGCCCATCGCATGGCCATCCGTGTGGCCCAATCGTTGGTGTCGATCATGACGTGGCGTGATTGATCGGTACCGATGACGGTGGGCATTTTCCATCCGGGGCCACGGCGTTCGCCAGGCTTTCGCCGGGTGACGGCCCAGGGAGTGCTTTTGGAAGTGACGCCGACGCCCTTTGCCGGCAGGACGGCCAGCGGCGACGATCGGCAGAAGGATTGAACGACGCGGGTCAGGTAGCCATCGTCGATCAGGCATAGCTCGAGCTTCAACTTGCGTGAACGATCGGCGGTGTAGACGTCGCGATCGAACAGACCACGCGTCAGCGTTTCGAGGGCGATTCGTAGTGCGCCCTCGGGACGGCCGTCGCCGGTGACGTCCATCATTGTGCGGCCGCCTTGTTCGACCTGGTTTAACGTGAAGTACGGCCCCAGGGCGGGTTGCTCGGGCCAGACGCCACGGTCGACCACGTATCCGGTGAAGTCTTCGGTGACGGCGACGATGTACCACCACAGCGATGACATTTGGACGTCGATTCCGCAAAACATTCGCGTGGCGTCGTCGGGCACGGTGCCGCGGCGATGCGTGTATTGCTTGATGACGATTTCGTCGCTGGATGGAATGTGGATCCCGGTGACCGACGCGTTGTTGTCTTTGGGATTGTTCTGATACTCGGCGTCGAACGTATCGGGATTGTCGGATCGCAAACCGAACGCATGCTGCAGCGCACTGATTTCGTGTGGGTACTTGCGAGCTTCCCAGCTGGCGCGTCCGCCCTTTTCAATGGTCTTTTGGTGCTTGCGATAGAACGCGGTCGCTTTGGGGTGATCTTCGATTCCCTGGGCCAGTTCGCCGGCACGGATTTCCAGATAGGTTTCCAGTTTTTCGAGTGCGGTTTTAGCGGTGGGCCACTTCTCGACCAATTTGAACACGTCCGCTCGCCACTGGGGATAGAGCGTTCGATTGGACAGGCGTGATGCACTGTCGCCGTGCCGAATGATGGTGGACGACGCTAGGCCGGCGATCTTTTTGCCGGGGCCGCCTAGACCCATCACGGCGCCGTTGAGTGTCAGTTCGCGAGTGCTGCACTGGACGTCGCTGCGGGCGGAGGCGTCGGTTTGAAAGTCGTCGATCAGGAAGCAGTCGGGACGCTGGGTTTTGCCGCTTTGCGCGTTGACCTTGGCCATTCCGCGGATACGGCCCAGGATGCCGGCACATTTGATGACGGCGCCGGCCGCGGCGGATCCTTCGACGGCCGGGAAAACGATTTCTTTGGTGGTCCACGTGATGTGGGTGCGTTTTCCGCCGCAGGTTTGCCCCTTGGCTCGCTGGTTGATTCCCTCGAGCGCACGGATCGGGATAGCGATTTCGGGAAAGTCTTCGGCGAGTCGCTGGTTGGTTTCCCATTCGGCGATCAGGATTTCGGCCAGCTCCTCGGCGGCGGATTCTTCGGCGGCGATCAGCGCGATGAAGTTGCGATAACCGTAGCTGATACCCCAGTTGGTCGCCCGTGTCAGCATTTGTGTTTTGCCGCTGCCCCGCGGCATCATGACACATTTTCGCCCACCGTGAAGGATTACGTTTTGGACGTCCGCTAAGAACGCGATGTGATTGGGCGACCAATCCAGGGCAAAGGTTTCGGGGTAGTACGTTTTCAGATACAGCGGCAAATCTTTGCGACACCGATCACGACGTTGCTTGTTCTTTGGCGGCGGGATGCTGCCGATGTCGCGCCCCTTTTGCGATTGTTCCTTTTGTCGCTCGGCGGCTCGTTGCTTGTGCTGATCGTATCCGTGATCTGTCATTGGGAGAGTTGCTAGATGCTAGATGCTAGAAGCAAGAGGAGAGAGGCGATCGCTAGAACGGGATGTCGGCGTTGCGATCGTTGGTGATGACTTCTTGCACCTGGCGTCGGAGCTCGTCACGTGATTCGACGAGATCGCGGATGGTGTCGTGGCAGTTCGCGAGTTCGCGGCTGATGCCTTCGTTTTGGGTTTCCAATGCGATGCAGCGATTGCCGGCGTTGTTGGCCTTCTGACGCTCGTAAGAGCTTTCTTCGACGGACCTGTGATACGCACGGCGACAGTCTTCAATTTTCAACGCTTGGGAGGCATTGGCCTCTTTGATGGTTTGGATCTCGCGTGCCTGGCGACGGTTGAGGAACGCCAGGGCAGCGATCAAGACGATCGCGAAAAGGGGACAAAGGATCATGTTTTGATGACGCGTTTGATCACGTCTCCGGAGGCGGGGAAGAAATGGGAGTCCTGGACGCAGGTGATCGCGTCATCCGGATCGGTGGCGCGAACGGTTCGCTGGATCGATCTTGCATCGCCCGAGGGTTTTTCGATGACGACGATCCAGTTTTGATACTTGCGATGAGGGTTGGTCTGGGGCGTGGCTTGGTTTGGCATCACTTTTCGACGTCGCGTCCACATTCGGGGCACACCTGTTGCCGCATGACTTTTTTGCTTCGCCCGCAGCTGCAGTAGTAGTAGGTCAGCATGCGTTGGGTGCTGCCGGCCGTCATTTTTTTGCCGCAAACGCATCGCGGTCGTTGGTCCGGACGAAGTCGCGCGAACGTTTCCCGTCGGGTTTCGGATTCCCGGCCGGGTTGATTGATCACCGCAATCACGCGGGCGTTGCCTTGCGAAGGGTTTCGAAATCCAATCGATGGGGACGCGTGCAAACGCCAAGCTGGACGAGTCGATCGTTCAGCGTGTGGTTTTCGTCCAGATAGATGACGCCGGGATGCTTGGAATTCGCCTTGATCGTGTCTTCCCAGCCGCGGCGGCTGACGGGGCCGGGCGGCGGCGGAAGCCAGACGGTGACTTTTCCGCCGACACGACCGAGGAGTCGTGCAACGGTATGACAGGCGGTGATCGCGGCCGGATTGGATTGCTCTTCGAATCCCGGCATTTTGATCGACGCCGGCGGGGCGGCGACGTCCAACAGGGCGATGATCATGGCCCGGTTGTCGATCATGACTTCGACCAGGTCGGCGTTCAGGCCAACGTTGGTCATTGCTTTGCAGTGTCGCACATGACCGACGGGCGGCCGCTGAGCGGGCACGGTGACCCGTCGCAACATGATAGGCGTCTCTCTCCGAAATCCATTCGTCAGCGGCGTTTGCCAATGCCCACCTGGGCCGGCCGCCTACGCCAGTGATCGTACCACAGGAATAGTCGAATCCCGTAAATTCGGGGCTCGTTTGTAAAACAGCCCCCGTAATCGGGTGGGGCTCGCGTCGGGGTAGGCAAGATAGGAGAATGCAGCACGGATCATCCCTTGTATCAACCACGGTCTTTGGCCAATGACGCTAGCTTTTGCGATCGACGGACCGGCAAAAAACACGCAAATCCGCTTAGATGAGATGCATACGCGGGTCTTCGTCGCTGACCCGGATGACTTGCGATTCGCCATCGAACATGAAGCCCGACCGCTGCCAGTTGCCGAAACCTTCTACCACCGAAGACAATTTGCATTCGCTCAGTTTGATTGCCCGACCTATCGGATCGACGTGTCGGCAACCATCGCGACGGTCGATCCGACATTGAAACTGAAACGCCTTCCCAAGGGTGCGCCCCTGCAGGTTCACCGTACCGAAAAGCCAGTCCCGAACATTGCCACGGACTTTGATGCCTGGTGGCGTTTCACTTGTTTTCGGCTGGGCATCCAGAATGATCGCGACACCGCGATAGAGCTGCAGCGGGAAGCGGAATTCTTGGAAGCGTTGCGACGGGAGCAACGACGTGTCTTGTCACGGCTCAAGGGGAAGTAGGTCAACCGTTGCGTTGCCACGCCAGCTCTCGCTCTCGCTGTCGTTTTTCGGAGAGTTCGACCTGGAATTGGATCTCGTCGACCGTATCGATGCAGTATCGCCAGCCGCCGCGACATCGATAGTGCCGATGGATGACGTCGAAGTCGCTGGCGTTGCAGATAAGTTGCACGATGTTGTGAACGCGATCGCGATCCGGGCGGAGGACTCAAAGTGATCAAGAGTTGAATGAGCGGTAATGATCGGGGGCGAGTCCTTGGCCGTCGCGAGCCTTTGGGTTTGAAAGCGAACCAGTGCTCACGTACTGTGCCAGACCGGTTGGAAATTCAATAGCACAGATCACCTAATATTTGCGGTGCCCCTGTCGTTAGTGACCACTGACGAGCCCAATCTTATTCGCAGCGACGGCGGTGGCGTACAAGCCTATG
Coding sequences within it:
- a CDS encoding terminase gpA endonuclease subunit, with translation MTDHGYDQHKQRAAERQKEQSQKGRDIGSIPPPKNKQRRDRCRKDLPLYLKTYYPETFALDWSPNHIAFLADVQNVILHGGRKCVMMPRGSGKTQMLTRATNWGISYGYRNFIALIAAEESAAEELAEILIAEWETNQRLAEDFPEIAIPIRALEGINQRAKGQTCGGKRTHITWTTKEIVFPAVEGSAAAGAVIKCAGILGRIRGMAKVNAQSGKTQRPDCFLIDDFQTDASARSDVQCSTRELTLNGAVMGLGGPGKKIAGLASSTIIRHGDSASRLSNRTLYPQWRADVFKLVEKWPTAKTALEKLETYLEIRAGELAQGIEDHPKATAFYRKHQKTIEKGGRASWEARKYPHEISALQHAFGLRSDNPDTFDAEYQNNPKDNNASVTGIHIPSSDEIVIKQYTHRRGTVPDDATRMFCGIDVQMSSLWWYIVAVTEDFTGYVVDRGVWPEQPALGPYFTLNQVEQGGRTMMDVTGDGRPEGALRIALETLTRGLFDRDVYTADRSRKLKLELCLIDDGYLTRVVQSFCRSSPLAVLPAKGVGVTSKSTPWAVTRRKPGERRGPGWKMPTVIGTDQSRHVMIDTNDWATRMAMRWATPIGTPGSWSLYKAPHALNRMLSDQLSAETATETYGRGRKLFEWSLKPGCENHWKDAERMAAVAASIAGITIPGDKKTSGGKPKSIPGISNKAQADASANKKRKPTLAERRAAMKNKKRDR